Genomic DNA from Flavobacterium sp. N502540:
TCATGGCTTATAGTCGAAATAAACTGAGTCTTCAGTAACGAGGCTTCCTCTGCAATTTCTTTGGCTTCCAGAAGCTCAGCATTGTGTTTTTTCTTAAACCTGATATTTTTAATCAGAGTGATAATGAGAACCAAAAGAATTAGTGAAATCAGAACAAATAAAATCACAATAATCCTTGACTTTTTAAGACTTTGATACTGCGAATCTTTCTCGCTTTCAATTTTATCAATCTGCCTTTTGTACTCGTCTAATTCTAAATTAAAACCGGCAATAGAGGCTTTTTTAAGTTTTTCCTCATTGTACAATTCTTCCGTTATCTTATTGTATGAAGCCAGATTCTCATAAGCCTCTTCATACTTCCCTATTTTGTTTAAAAACTTAGAATATTCCTGATGCGAATACGACAAATCCGATCGTTCATCACTGTTTCTACCTGCCTGAATTGCTTTAAGAAAAAAAACATTGGCCAACTCATAATCATTACGGTAACTCGAATACATCCCGTTTAGCATGTTTACAACGATCTCCGTAGATTCGTCACCATATTTACTCTTATTGCCGTTTACAAATTTCAGAAACGGATATCCTTCTTTAAATTTTCCTATATCAAAATAAGCCCAGGCAATATTTACGTTTGTAAAATATACCTGAGGCATCTCGTTTAATTTTAAACTGTAGGCTATGGATTTTTTGTAATAATTAATTCCCCGGTTGAATTGTTTTTTCTCAAAACAATAAATATTACCAAGATTATTATGAAGACTGTATTTTAAAGAATCATTATCAGTTTTACCGGCGTAAAACAATCCTTTTTTATAGAAGAAAATAGCTTTATCAAATTCCGACAATTCATTGTAATTCCCGGCAATTATTTTATACGATTTTGCTATTAAATTATTATTCTTAGCAGCTGTAGCATAGTTTAATGCTATTCGCGAGGTGATGAGTGACTTTTCAAAATTTGATTTTCTGTAGTCTTCCCAGGCTTCTTCAACAAGTTTATTAATCTTTGCCTCCGGCACCGTTTCAGATTGCACAATGGCCGAATTGGCAAAACAATTCAGACACACCAGCAGCAGCAAAAGAATCCGTATTCGGGGCATAAATAGGCTAATTTGACCAAATATACATCAAAAATAAAAAAAAGCTGTATTTCTATTAAAAATACAGCTTCTTTTTTATTCGGACTTTAGAATTTTTCAAAGTCTTTTCCTACCTGAATAAAAATAATTATAAGTTTTCGGAAGCAATTTCAGGATCTTTATCATCCTCCCATTGCCCTACAACTGATGTTGCCAAAGCATTTCCTAAAACGTTTGTAGCGCTTCTGAACATATCACAAAAGTGATCGATTGGTAAAATTAACGCAATTCCTTCAACCGGTATATCAAACATACCGCAAGTTGCCGCAACTACAACCAAACTGGCTCTTGGCACACCTGCAATACCTTTACTCGTAAGCATTAAAACCAAAAGCATTACCATTTGAGTCCCTAAATCCAGATGTACTCCATAAAACTGAGCGATAAAAATACTGGCAAAAGTCATGTACATCATACTTCCGTCAAGATTAAACGAGTATCCAAGCGGCAGCATAAAGGCTACAATTTTGTCTTTTACGCCGAAATCTTCCAATTCTTCCGTTAATTTTGGGAAAACAGCTTCACTACTCGTTGTACCGAAAGCGATCGCCAGAGGCCCTGTAATACGTCTTAAAAGCTCTGTCATTCTTCCTTTCAGAAAAAGATAACCTACCGCAACCAAAACCACCCATAATGTACCAATTCCAACTAAAAACGATCCGAAGAATTTAAAATAGGTAATAACCAACTCTTCGGCATCTCTAATAGCGAATACTCCTGCAATGGCTCCGAAAACTCCAATTGGAGCAAAGTTCATAACATAGTTCACCATTTTTAAAACGATATGCGAAGTCTTATCTAAAGCATTGATTACTGGTTTTACTGTACTTCCCAAAGAAGCACCAGCTAACCCGAAGAAGATTGAAAATACAACAATCTGTAAAATTTCATTGGTTGCCATTGCTTCAAAAATACTTTTAGGCACAATGTGTTCTACAAAATTTTCAACAGATAATGTTTTTGTTTTAGCAGTTACTTCCGAAGCTGCAGCCATATCAACGTGATCCAGTTTTAAACCTACGCCCGGCTCCAGAATGTTCACATAAAACAATCCAATCAATAAGGATATAAAAGAAGCAGTAAAAAACCATCCAAGGGCTTTTCCACCAATTCTTCCCACAGTTTTGATATCTCCAAGTTTTGCAATACCTACAACTAAAGTCGTAAATACTAATGGAGAAATGATCATCTGCACCAATCTGATAAAGATCGTTGCCAGCATTTTTATTTTATTGCTGAAAGATTGTGCTGCCTCAGGCGAAATCGAATTGTGTAAAATTATTCCCAAAGCGGCTCCAAGAACCATTGCAATAATAATCTGCCCTGTCAATCCTTTAAGAAAAGATTTCTTTTTAGTTTCTGTAACTTCTTGCATTAATTTGTTTGTTTTAAATTAAAATGTCAAAACCCTCACTGTCTTAACTTTTATAAATACGTTTTGTTGATCAAATAAAAATCAGCCAAAACAATCGCAGCCATTGCTTCAACAATTGGCACTGCGCGAGGCACTACACACGGATCATGGCGGCCTTTACCGGTCATTGATGTAATATTTCCTTTATTGTCTAATGAATCCTGAGTCTGCATGATAGTCGCAACAGGTTTGAAGGCTACTCTGAAATAAATATCCATTCCATTGCTTATTCCACCCTGTATTCCTCCGGAAAGATTTGTTTTTGTAGTTCCGTCAGGATTGTATAAATCATTGTGTTCGCTTCCTTTCATTTCAGACCCCGAAAACCCACTTCCGTATTCAAAACCTTTTACTGCATTGATAGAAAGCATTGCTTTTCCTAATTCAGCATGCAGTTTATCAAAAACCGGTTCTCCTAATCCCACCGGAACATTTTGAATGACACAGGAAACTACACCTCCAACGGTATCTCCTTGTT
This window encodes:
- a CDS encoding dicarboxylate/amino acid:cation symporter produces the protein MQEVTETKKKSFLKGLTGQIIIAMVLGAALGIILHNSISPEAAQSFSNKIKMLATIFIRLVQMIISPLVFTTLVVGIAKLGDIKTVGRIGGKALGWFFTASFISLLIGLFYVNILEPGVGLKLDHVDMAAASEVTAKTKTLSVENFVEHIVPKSIFEAMATNEILQIVVFSIFFGLAGASLGSTVKPVINALDKTSHIVLKMVNYVMNFAPIGVFGAIAGVFAIRDAEELVITYFKFFGSFLVGIGTLWVVLVAVGYLFLKGRMTELLRRITGPLAIAFGTTSSEAVFPKLTEELEDFGVKDKIVAFMLPLGYSFNLDGSMMYMTFASIFIAQFYGVHLDLGTQMVMLLVLMLTSKGIAGVPRASLVVVAATCGMFDIPVEGIALILPIDHFCDMFRSATNVLGNALATSVVGQWEDDKDPEIASENL
- a CDS encoding response regulator, producing the protein MPRIRILLLLLVCLNCFANSAIVQSETVPEAKINKLVEEAWEDYRKSNFEKSLITSRIALNYATAAKNNNLIAKSYKIIAGNYNELSEFDKAIFFYKKGLFYAGKTDNDSLKYSLHNNLGNIYCFEKKQFNRGINYYKKSIAYSLKLNEMPQVYFTNVNIAWAYFDIGKFKEGYPFLKFVNGNKSKYGDESTEIVVNMLNGMYSSYRNDYELANVFFLKAIQAGRNSDERSDLSYSHQEYSKFLNKIGKYEEAYENLASYNKITEELYNEEKLKKASIAGFNLELDEYKRQIDKIESEKDSQYQSLKKSRIIVILFVLISLILLVLIITLIKNIRFKKKHNAELLEAKEIAEEASLLKTQFISTISHELRTPLYGVVGITNMLLEEHKELSRSQHLSSLKFSARYLLSLVNDILQINKIEENKVVLENLTFNISDEIMMIKNSLSFLSQKNNDKITVSIDPCIPEYLIGDKLRLAQILMNLVSNALKFTKNGEVEIIVKLNRFEGKMYFLDFCVKDNGVGIAAVDQDKIFEKFVQVGRKDEDYQGTGLGLSIVKRLLGLFGSTIDLKSEVGFGTSFSFTIPFEFDPQKTKLIIEEIEVDLSSNEVYKILIVEDNLINQLVTKKIIEKHNYVCKVVDDGFAALKMLESENFDLILMDINMPLMNGFETTRRIRSKGLKTPIIALTAFDKDEITDEAISSGINDIIIKPFEPVRLFKIMNYLILETKNAG